A section of the Acidimicrobiales bacterium genome encodes:
- a CDS encoding histidine triad nucleotide-binding protein, with protein sequence MSDCIFCKIVAGELPSEEVASTNATYAFRDIKPGAPTHVLVVPRQHITDASAIRPEHAEVVTEMLQLAQRVAESEGVAESGYRLVFNVGEDALNSVPHLHLHLLGGRRLGWPPG encoded by the coding sequence GTGAGCGATTGCATCTTCTGCAAGATCGTGGCCGGCGAGCTTCCGTCAGAGGAGGTGGCATCGACGAATGCGACGTATGCGTTCAGGGACATCAAACCGGGAGCGCCGACGCACGTGCTCGTCGTGCCCCGTCAGCACATCACTGACGCCAGCGCCATCCGGCCCGAGCACGCGGAGGTGGTGACGGAGATGCTCCAGCTGGCCCAGCGGGTGGCGGAGAGCGAGGGAGTCGCCGAGAGTGGCTACCGGCTCGTCTTCAACGTCGGCGAGGATGCTCTGAACTCAGTTCCTCATCTCCATCTGCATCTCCTCGGAGGACGGCGCCTCGGATGGCCGCCGGGATAG